A stretch of the Asticcacaulis sp. ZE23SCel15 genome encodes the following:
- a CDS encoding M48 family metallopeptidase, with translation MTLEDVSLRLKVNGRARRISLRIDNKTGEAILSVPHVREITQAIDFARTRLDWVRTFSAKKPKVAMFAPEMDIPYRGGTLALKSSGNMAAARFLKTDEGLILTAGGQDDAYARRIGRYLSKQALEFAQTYTEDYAQGLGYSGVKVAIFDPKGRWGSCTPSRQAIRYSWRLIMAPESVFAYVCAHEVAHLKHPHHQPPFWAEVERIFGDYKAARQWLKTHGHSLFAYGVG, from the coding sequence GTGACCTTGGAAGACGTGTCGTTGCGCCTTAAGGTCAATGGCCGCGCCCGACGCATATCCCTGCGCATCGACAATAAAACCGGCGAAGCCATCTTAAGCGTGCCGCATGTGCGTGAGATTACGCAGGCGATTGACTTTGCGCGCACCCGCCTTGACTGGGTTCGCACATTCAGCGCCAAAAAACCCAAAGTCGCCATGTTTGCGCCCGAAATGGATATTCCCTATCGCGGGGGTACGTTGGCGCTTAAGTCGTCCGGCAATATGGCGGCGGCCCGGTTTCTGAAAACCGATGAAGGCCTGATCCTGACGGCAGGCGGGCAGGACGATGCCTATGCCCGAAGAATAGGACGCTATCTGTCAAAGCAGGCGCTGGAATTCGCCCAGACCTATACCGAAGACTATGCGCAAGGTCTGGGGTATAGCGGCGTCAAAGTCGCCATTTTCGATCCCAAGGGCCGGTGGGGATCATGCACTCCGTCGCGTCAGGCGATACGCTATTCGTGGCGGCTGATCATGGCGCCGGAGTCGGTGTTCGCCTATGTCTGCGCGCACGAAGTGGCCCACCTGAAACACCCACACCACCAACCGCCGTTCTGGGCCGAGGTTGAGCGCATATTCGGCGACTATAAGGCCGCCCGACAATGGCTGAAAACCCACGGCCACAGCCTGTTTGCCTATGGTGTGGGCTAA
- a CDS encoding polyhydroxyalkanoate depolymerase: MLYSLHEYAYYSAAPMRALAQMTRDFWGSKANPASDTALGRTLYASAELFSNVTRRYGKPDWRIDSVTINDTPVRVQVIEDWSTPWVRLLRFQRDNADLRRAGVKKTAPAVLIVAPLSGHYATLLRGTVQEFLLDHDVYITDWVNARQVPVLEGRFDFYSYMDHIQHMLEFIGSRIHVVGVCQPGPPVLATACLMAEDNHPNRPASMTFMGSPIDARFNPTVTNNLAEERPFAWFKSNMVHNVPPPYPGVGRRVYPGFVQLYSFMSMNEERHMDALKSYFSNLVEDDGDGVEKHLEFYDEYLSVLDLTEEFYLQTIDLVFQKHALPKGELVHKGRNVKPQAITDIALMTVEGEKDDISGVGQTQAAHEICPNIPADMKELYVQAGAGHYGVFNGRRFRESIYPKIRDFIAKTDANL, encoded by the coding sequence ATGCTGTATTCGCTTCATGAGTACGCCTATTATTCGGCAGCCCCCATGCGGGCGCTGGCGCAAATGACCCGTGACTTTTGGGGGTCAAAGGCTAATCCGGCCTCCGACACCGCTCTGGGGCGCACGCTTTATGCCTCGGCGGAGCTGTTTTCCAACGTCACCCGCCGTTACGGTAAGCCGGACTGGCGCATTGACAGCGTGACCATCAACGACACACCGGTGCGCGTGCAGGTCATTGAGGACTGGTCAACACCGTGGGTCAGGCTGCTGCGTTTTCAGCGTGACAATGCCGATTTGCGTCGTGCCGGGGTCAAGAAAACCGCGCCCGCCGTGCTGATCGTTGCCCCCTTGTCGGGACACTATGCGACCCTGCTGCGCGGGACGGTTCAGGAATTTTTGCTCGATCACGATGTCTATATCACCGACTGGGTCAATGCCCGTCAGGTGCCGGTGCTGGAAGGCCGCTTCGATTTCTATAGCTACATGGACCATATCCAGCACATGCTGGAGTTCATCGGCTCACGCATCCATGTGGTCGGGGTCTGCCAGCCGGGGCCGCCGGTTCTGGCGACGGCCTGCCTGATGGCCGAAGATAACCACCCCAACCGTCCGGCCTCCATGACCTTTATGGGCTCACCTATTGATGCGCGTTTCAACCCGACGGTGACCAATAATCTGGCCGAAGAACGTCCGTTCGCCTGGTTTAAATCGAACATGGTTCACAATGTGCCGCCGCCTTATCCGGGCGTGGGGCGCCGGGTCTATCCGGGCTTTGTGCAGCTCTACAGCTTCATGAGCATGAACGAAGAGCGTCATATGGATGCGCTCAAAAGCTATTTCAGCAATCTGGTCGAAGATGATGGCGACGGGGTCGAAAAGCACCTTGAGTTCTATGATGAATATCTGTCGGTGCTTGATCTGACCGAAGAATTTTATCTGCAAACCATCGACTTGGTGTTCCAGAAACATGCCTTGCCCAAGGGCGAACTGGTCCATAAGGGGCGTAATGTGAAGCCGCAAGCCATTACCGACATCGCGCTGATGACGGTCGAGGGCGAAAAGGACGATATTTCCGGCGTCGGTCAAACTCAGGCCGCCCATGAAATTTGTCCCAATATACCCGCCGATATGAAAGAGCTTTATGTGCAGGCCGGGGCTGGACACTACGGCGTGTTCAATGGCCGCCGTTTTCGCGAAAGCATCTACCCGAAAATCCGCGACTTCATTGCCAAGACTGATGCAAATCTTTAA
- a CDS encoding SCO family protein has product MTKSRLTIILIIFVGLFALIGSYWYTTLKASPGGSSQVDPSVKVGGDFTMIDQNGRVVTQDILKGKWSAVFFGFTYCPDICPLTLQHLNAVQKELGDKAKDFQIVFVTVDPERDSPAAMKSYIESPGFPGGVIGLTGTAQQVDEIAKAYRATYSKSGEGEDYTMNHTAVIYLMNPEGQFVLPLGREISPKDSADMIRKEMR; this is encoded by the coding sequence ATGACGAAATCGCGCCTGACAATTATCCTTATTATTTTTGTGGGATTATTCGCACTCATTGGGTCTTACTGGTATACGACGCTTAAGGCGTCACCGGGCGGATCGTCGCAGGTCGATCCGTCAGTCAAGGTCGGTGGTGATTTTACCATGATCGACCAGAATGGCCGTGTGGTCACGCAAGATATCCTCAAAGGCAAGTGGTCAGCGGTGTTTTTCGGCTTTACCTATTGCCCCGATATTTGTCCGCTGACCTTGCAGCACCTCAATGCCGTGCAAAAGGAGCTGGGTGATAAGGCGAAAGATTTCCAGATCGTGTTCGTCACCGTTGACCCTGAACGCGACAGTCCGGCGGCGATGAAATCCTATATTGAAAGCCCTGGCTTTCCCGGTGGCGTCATCGGCCTGACCGGCACGGCGCAGCAGGTGGATGAAATCGCCAAGGCTTACCGCGCCACCTATTCCAAATCGGGCGAGGGTGAGGATTACACTATGAACCACACGGCGGTCATCTATCTGATGAACCCCGAAGGCCAGTTCGTCTTACCCCTTGGGCGCGAAATATCCCCCAAAGACAGCGCTGACATGATACGCAAGGAAATGCGGTAG
- a CDS encoding ActS/PrrB/RegB family redox-sensitive histidine kinase, whose protein sequence is MDFSQTFKRIGLDFKALNVAAAPPLGGRDHLRLRTLVFLRWLAIIGQTGMVLLVAFGFGYEINVGLCLAIIAASVWLNALLMLGGRSRSQLKDWEAAVQLGFDTLQLAVLLGVTGGLNNPFCLMLIAPPTVAAANLPTRQGIAVIGVALLASVSLFFWSLDLPWHEGQSLYLPPMYRIGFLAALLIGIVFTAGYAWQAALEAKRMEQALEATRAVMEKEHRLSALGGLAAAAAHELGTPLGTIQVVAKEMMLALDKDDPLHEDAALLVSQSKRCRDILKTLSQQPETVDEVYDQMPLRAFLEEVAEPFQHFGKTIHIDISMDGANSSAITIKRRPEWLHALSAFVENAVDFAATQVWIRVDIFDAHVALSVEDDGAGFSAEILNRLGEPYVSTRHSDVKAQLRHKPGGMGLGFFIAKTLCEYSGAVVSFGNRASPDRGAFVKAMWRRDQMQISGLEL, encoded by the coding sequence ATGGATTTTAGCCAAACTTTTAAGCGGATCGGCCTTGATTTCAAGGCGCTGAATGTCGCAGCCGCCCCGCCTTTGGGCGGACGCGATCACCTGCGCCTGCGCACGCTGGTGTTCCTTCGCTGGCTGGCCATCATCGGTCAAACCGGCATGGTCTTGCTGGTGGCGTTTGGGTTTGGTTACGAAATCAATGTCGGCCTGTGTCTGGCCATCATCGCCGCCAGCGTCTGGCTTAATGCCCTGTTGATGCTGGGCGGGCGGTCACGGTCACAGCTAAAGGACTGGGAAGCGGCGGTTCAGTTAGGCTTTGACACCCTGCAACTGGCGGTGCTGTTAGGGGTAACCGGCGGGCTCAATAACCCGTTTTGCCTGATGCTGATCGCACCACCTACCGTCGCCGCCGCCAACCTGCCGACCCGTCAGGGGATCGCGGTCATCGGTGTGGCACTTTTAGCCTCCGTCAGCCTGTTTTTCTGGTCGCTGGATCTGCCGTGGCATGAAGGTCAGTCGCTGTATCTGCCGCCCATGTACCGGATCGGATTTTTGGCAGCCCTTCTAATCGGGATTGTGTTCACGGCGGGCTATGCCTGGCAGGCCGCGTTAGAGGCCAAGCGCATGGAGCAGGCGCTGGAGGCCACCCGCGCCGTGATGGAAAAAGAGCACCGCCTATCGGCGCTTGGGGGCCTTGCCGCCGCTGCCGCCCATGAACTGGGCACGCCGCTGGGGACTATTCAGGTCGTCGCGAAGGAAATGATGCTGGCGCTCGATAAGGATGATCCGCTCCATGAGGACGCCGCCCTTTTGGTGTCGCAGTCAAAGCGCTGCCGCGATATTCTGAAAACCCTGTCGCAACAGCCGGAAACCGTCGATGAGGTCTATGACCAGATGCCGCTTAGGGCCTTTCTGGAAGAGGTCGCCGAACCGTTTCAGCATTTTGGCAAGACCATCCATATCGACATTTCTATGGACGGCGCAAACAGTAGCGCCATCACCATCAAACGCCGCCCCGAATGGCTGCATGCCCTGTCGGCCTTTGTGGAAAACGCCGTCGATTTTGCCGCCACTCAGGTGTGGATCAGGGTCGACATTTTCGATGCCCATGTGGCCTTAAGCGTCGAAGACGATGGCGCAGGCTTTTCTGCGGAGATTCTCAATCGGCTGGGTGAGCCCTATGTGTCAACACGCCACAGTGACGTTAAGGCGCAACTGCGTCATAAGCCTGGCGGTATGGGGTTAGGGTTTTTCATTGCCAAGACCTTGTGCGAATATTCCGGCGCAGTGGTCAGCTTCGGCAACCGCGCAAGCCCCGATCGCGGGGCCTTCGTCAAGGCGATGTGGCGGCGCGATCAGATGCAGATTTCAGGACTGGAGCTATAA
- a CDS encoding ActR/PrrA/RegA family redox response regulator transcription factor, with translation MADAVSETIANLADKTLILLDDDAPFRQRLARALEARGFQVTAVESVAEALTAIAANPPAFGVMDMRLEDGNGLKAVETLHAKRPDARAIMLTGYGNIATAVAAVKSGAIDYLSKPADADDVVKALLAIEDHSPAPPENPMSADRVRWEHIQRVYTLCGQNVSETARRLNMHRRTLQRILAKRAPK, from the coding sequence ATGGCAGATGCGGTAAGTGAAACCATAGCCAATCTGGCGGACAAGACCCTGATCCTGCTCGATGACGACGCGCCGTTCCGGCAGCGACTGGCGCGCGCGCTGGAGGCGAGAGGCTTTCAGGTCACCGCCGTTGAAAGCGTGGCTGAGGCCCTGACGGCGATTGCCGCCAACCCTCCGGCTTTCGGGGTCATGGATATGCGTCTTGAGGACGGCAATGGTTTGAAAGCCGTCGAAACCCTGCATGCTAAACGCCCGGATGCCCGCGCCATCATGCTGACCGGCTATGGCAATATCGCCACCGCCGTCGCGGCTGTGAAATCCGGTGCGATTGATTATCTGTCAAAACCTGCCGATGCCGACGATGTCGTTAAGGCCCTGCTGGCGATTGAGGATCACAGTCCTGCCCCGCCGGAAAATCCGATGTCGGCCGACCGGGTGCGCTGGGAGCACATTCAGCGCGTCTATACCCTGTGCGGCCAGAACGTGTCTGAGACCGCGCGGCGCCTGAATATGCACCGCCGGACCCTGCAACGGATTCTGGCCAAACGCGCGCCCAAATAG
- a CDS encoding ATP-binding protein, translated as MDVSAIALAVAGGSLALALSTTFLSWRQRGTLGAQRDALKADLGLKQTMLSELDAATSAFDEAFLAVEDDMVRLVWGDETLKACAEALGVSYADSDITDCAPQVLEALSQSSPQAEADLKALIEAGKPCRFEIFAEKAVGVAGKTLIVEGRPSGATAWIRLAIAGAQASLSSGPFAQMAEHLPAPCWIVSKDGRLVWANSAWLKAVEAESLADARERDLSLDRSADALVQEAVATASHREGFRWLTLDGQRRAFSVTVEPLSEGYFAAYALDVTEAEESRDALKRHAKAHDETLDRLEDAVAIFGPEKRLTFHNRAFETLWDLDPAWLAERPTHGELLDRLRQKRRLPEMGDYAKWKAQELEFYGLKDIAPDEMWSLPGGRSLKVVRQPHPLGGLLTLYVDKTDELKLKSQFNSLIQVQRATLDQLLDAVSVFGSDGRLRLRNAAFDAFWNLSAEDMVTMMDFAVMAELCLPLVHDKGFWAELKARVTDTDPIARAPQMGEVRVSDGRLARWRTQPLPDGATLVAFADITATRNLEQAIEDRDMALNKSVRLKREFVANVSYELRTPMTTIVGYSELMTSQSAGLNEKQLNYLTAIQSAGRELARSIDDVLDMAQMDAGEMQISLSDVTFGTILHDLSLRLDGVLATRNLRFEHTGLSDDTVIRVDPRRLGQMLDHLIDNAQRNAAADTAIVLKTDRDGDTLRLEVSHKGRGIPYDKQAHIFDRYVGRERGGPGLGLALVKALTELHGGWITLESEPSEGATFSIHLPHQNDIELPEPEATAQDVPNDTDDTTVWVA; from the coding sequence ATGGACGTATCCGCCATAGCCTTAGCCGTTGCCGGGGGATCGCTCGCTCTGGCTTTGTCGACGACCTTTTTGTCGTGGCGGCAGCGCGGCACTCTGGGGGCGCAGCGTGACGCGCTCAAGGCTGACCTTGGCCTGAAACAGACGATGTTGTCGGAACTGGATGCCGCGACCTCGGCGTTCGATGAAGCGTTTCTGGCGGTCGAAGATGACATGGTGCGGCTGGTGTGGGGGGATGAAACCCTGAAAGCCTGCGCCGAAGCTCTGGGTGTGTCCTATGCTGATAGCGACATCACCGACTGCGCGCCGCAGGTCTTAGAGGCCTTAAGCCAAAGCTCTCCGCAAGCCGAAGCCGATCTCAAGGCCCTGATTGAGGCGGGTAAGCCGTGCCGGTTTGAAATATTTGCTGAAAAAGCGGTCGGTGTCGCAGGCAAGACCTTGATCGTCGAAGGCCGCCCGTCGGGTGCCACCGCCTGGATCAGGTTGGCCATAGCTGGAGCGCAGGCCTCCCTGTCGTCGGGGCCGTTCGCCCAGATGGCCGAACATTTGCCAGCACCGTGCTGGATCGTCTCCAAAGACGGGCGTCTGGTCTGGGCCAATAGCGCCTGGTTGAAAGCCGTTGAAGCGGAAAGCCTTGCCGACGCCCGCGAACGCGACCTTAGCCTTGATCGGTCTGCTGATGCGCTGGTGCAGGAAGCCGTGGCCACCGCCAGCCACCGCGAAGGCTTCCGCTGGCTGACCCTCGACGGCCAAAGACGGGCCTTTTCGGTGACGGTTGAGCCGTTATCCGAAGGCTATTTTGCCGCCTACGCGCTGGATGTCACCGAAGCCGAAGAAAGCCGTGATGCCTTAAAACGCCACGCCAAGGCACACGATGAAACCCTTGACCGTCTCGAAGACGCCGTGGCGATCTTTGGGCCTGAAAAGCGTCTGACCTTCCATAACCGGGCGTTCGAGACCCTGTGGGATCTTGACCCGGCATGGCTGGCGGAACGGCCAACCCATGGTGAGTTGCTGGATCGCCTGCGCCAAAAACGTCGTCTGCCGGAGATGGGCGACTATGCCAAGTGGAAGGCTCAGGAACTTGAGTTTTACGGCCTGAAAGACATCGCCCCCGATGAAATGTGGAGCCTGCCCGGCGGACGCTCACTAAAGGTCGTGCGCCAGCCCCATCCGCTCGGCGGCCTTCTGACTCTTTATGTCGATAAAACCGATGAACTGAAACTCAAATCCCAGTTCAACTCCCTAATTCAGGTGCAGCGGGCCACGCTCGATCAGCTTCTGGACGCCGTCAGTGTGTTCGGATCGGATGGACGGTTGCGGTTGCGCAACGCCGCCTTCGATGCCTTCTGGAACCTGTCGGCCGAAGATATGGTCACCATGATGGATTTTGCGGTCATGGCTGAACTGTGCCTGCCGCTGGTTCACGATAAGGGCTTCTGGGCCGAGCTTAAGGCGCGCGTCACCGATACCGATCCGATTGCCCGCGCCCCGCAGATGGGCGAGGTCCGTGTCTCGGACGGGCGGCTGGCGCGCTGGCGTACCCAGCCCCTGCCGGATGGGGCGACGCTGGTGGCCTTTGCCGACATTACCGCCACCCGCAACCTGGAGCAGGCCATCGAAGACCGCGACATGGCGCTCAATAAATCGGTGCGGTTAAAGCGTGAGTTCGTGGCCAATGTGTCCTATGAACTGCGCACGCCGATGACGACGATTGTTGGCTATTCGGAACTGATGACCTCACAGTCGGCGGGCCTGAATGAGAAACAACTGAACTATCTGACCGCTATCCAAAGCGCCGGACGTGAACTGGCCCGCTCCATCGATGACGTGCTTGATATGGCGCAGATGGATGCCGGGGAAATGCAGATTTCCCTGTCGGACGTGACGTTTGGCACCATCCTGCACGATCTGTCTTTGCGGCTGGATGGCGTGCTGGCCACGCGCAATCTGCGCTTTGAGCATACGGGCCTGAGCGATGACACCGTGATCCGGGTCGATCCGCGTCGGCTGGGGCAGATGCTGGATCACCTGATTGATAATGCTCAGCGCAATGCGGCGGCGGATACGGCGATTGTGCTGAAAACCGACCGCGACGGCGACACCCTGCGTCTTGAGGTCAGCCACAAAGGCCGCGGGATTCCTTACGATAAACAAGCCCATATATTTGACCGCTATGTCGGCCGTGAGCGCGGCGGGCCTGGGCTTGGGCTGGCGCTGGTCAAGGCCCTGACCGAACTGCACGGCGGCTGGATCACGCTGGAGTCTGAGCCGTCCGAAGGGGCGACCTTCTCAATTCACCTGCCCCACCAGAACGATATCGAACTGCCAGAGCCAGAGGCGACCGCGCAGGACGTGCCCAATGATACCGACGACACCACGGTATGGGTGGCCTGA